One window of the Opisthocomus hoazin isolate bOpiHoa1 chromosome 12, bOpiHoa1.hap1, whole genome shotgun sequence genome contains the following:
- the LRP3 gene encoding low-density lipoprotein receptor-related protein 3 isoform X1 — protein MEKAAAAELRQGALAPLTAICLVNLFLTGKIESAVTSLAACSGGLEQHTERRGVIYSPSWPLNYPPAVNCSWYIKGDRGDMITIRKIKHSSCDTIWILKGLKNTPPPSCDVTLNAFPLILISHGRFKNFDLEDSQKCAVDWLMIGPSSKREEYKVCGSSIPPSFISARDHVWIFFHSDPSSSGQAQGFRLSYIRGKIGQAVCQSDEFRCANGKCIPSTWKCNSMDECGDKSDERNCTVPPTEPPSSICPSGMFQCSAAHSTKCLMNELRCNSVKDCSDGSDEDNCPDLSCGKKLGNFYGSFASPDLFRADHSRSDLRCTWYVDTQDNRHVLLQLDLQLGYNDYVKVYDGIGERGDKLMQTFSYHNNRRSVSVESSKGQLTVSYHARSKSTGHGFNATYQVKGYCLPWEHPCGSDEECFTDKQHCDGWWHCPNGKDEENCPACQKNEYPCEGNSGICYSILDRCNNQKNCPDGSDEKNCFTCQPGNFHCGTNLCIFETWRCDGQEDCQDGSDEHNCLVIVPRKVITAALIGSLVCGLLLVIALGCAFKLYSLRTREYRAFETQMTRLEAEFVRREAPPSYGQLIAQGLIPPVEDFPVYNASQASVLQNIRTAMRRQMRRHSSRRSSSRRRLGRLWNRLFHRPRVRGQIPLLTPARTSQTTLGDGIINPAEGAIRSPPPSPEGPSSEADAHGQARGLQEAGCSSLQPEMEIIEPSPSNVLPNTCTAAHPEPEAGHTDKSLGAETSGSELKQSSKVDSGKAFRDPLSEGVTEAIHGGSASRRTLPEGSSLSSSHPLREEPCRLPLKKWESAYSDSSVNVHIQVDGQNRCCPNSYREEPLGVHAACCHSVEVPMLESSTSLSEINTSDDESLLVC, from the exons CATCTGCCTGG TGAATCTGTTCCTGACTGGAAAAATAGAAAGTGCTGTTACCTCATTAG CTGCTTGCAGTGGAGGACTGGAACAGCACACAGAGAGACGGGGAGTCATCTATAGTCCTTCTTGGCCGTTGAACTATCCTCCAGCTGTAAACTGCAGCTGGTACATTAAAGGAGATCGTGGAGATATGATAACAATTAG gaAAATCAAACACAGTTCTTGTGATACCATCTGGATTTTGAAAGGTTTAAAAAATACCCCACCTCCTTCGTGTGATGTTACACTGAATGCTTTTCCTTTGATCTTGATTTCTCATGGACG TTTTAAGAACTTTGATTTGGAAGACTCTCAGAAGTGCGCAGTAGACTGGTTGATGATTGGCCCGTCTTCCAAGAGGGAGGAGTACAAAGTGTGTGGATCTTCCATACCTCCGTCTTTCATCTCTGCCAGGGACCATGTCTGGATATTTTTTCACTCAGATCCATCAAGCTCAGGACAGGCTCAGGGGTTTCGCCTTTCTTACATTAGAG GAAAGATAGGTCAGGCTGTATGCCAGTCAGATGAATTCCGTTGTGCAAATGGAAAGTGTATTCCTAGTACATGGAAGTGTAATTCCATGGATGAGTGTGGTGATAAGTCGGACGAGAGAAACTGCACTGTCCCTCCCACAGAGCCTCCGTCCAGCATCTGTCCCTCAGGAATGTTCCAGTGCAGTGCAGCCCACTCCACCAAGTGCTTGATGAACGAGCTGAGATGTAATTCAGTTAAGGACTGCAGTGATGGTTCAGACGAAGATAATTGTCCTGATCTTTCCTGTGGCAAAAAGCTGGGTAATTTTTATGGATCTTTTGCTTCCCCAGACTTATTCCGTGCCGATCACAGCAGATCAGACCTTCGCTGCACATGGTACGTGGATACACAAGATAATCGACATGTTCTGTTGCAGCTTGATTTGCAGTTAGGCTACAATGACTACGTAAAGGTGTATGATGGCATTGGAGAGAGAGGTGATAAATTAATGCAAACATTTTCTTACCACAACAATAGACGTTCGGTGAGTGTGGAGTCATCAAAGGGCCAGCTCACTGTGTCATATCATGCCCGCTCCAAGAGCACTGGCCATGGGTTCAATGCAACCTATCAGGTGAAAGGCTATTGCCTTCCTTGGGAACACCCTTGTGGGAGCGATGAGGAGTGTTTCACAGATAAGCAGCATTGTGATGGCTGGTGGCACTGCCCAAATGGCAAGGACGAGGAGAACTGTCCTGCTTGCCAGAAGAACGAATACCCATGTGAAGGAAACAGTGGGATTTGTTACTCAATACTTGACCGCTGTAATAACCAAAAGAACTGTCCAGATGGCTCGGATGAAAAAAACTGCTTCACTTGCCAGCCAGGAAACTTCCATTGTGGTACAAATCTGTGTATCTTTGAGACTTGGCGCTGTGACGGCCAAGAAGACTGCCAGGATGGAAGTGATGAACATAACTGCTTGGTGATCGTTCCTAGGAAGGTCATCACAGCTGCTCTGATCGGGAGTCTCGTGTGTGGCTTGCTGCTGGTGATAGCACTGGGTTGTGCATTTAAATTATATTCTCTGAGGACCAGGGAATACAG AGCATTTGAGACCCAGATGACGCGACTTGAGGCTGAGTTTGTGCGGCGGGAAGCCCCACCTTCCTACGGGCAGCTGATTGCACAAGGACTTATACCCCCCGTCGAAGACTTCCCTGTGTACAATGCATCACAA GCTTCTGTGCTGCAGAACATTCGAACCGCTATGAGGAGGCAGATGAGACGACACTCATCAAGACGCAGCTCGTCTCGGCGGCGCTTGGGCAGGCTCTGGAACAGACTCTTCCACAGACCTCGGGTGAGAGGCCAGATCCCGCTCCTGACGCCTGCCCGCACTTCACAGACTACACTGGGTGATGGAATCATCAACCCTGCTGAGGGGGCTATTCGCAGTCCTCCACCTTCTCCCGAAGGACCTAGTTCAGAGGCAGATGCCCATGGCCAAGCCAGGGGCCTACAAGAAGCTGGATGTAGCAGCTTGCAGCCAGAGATGGAAATCATAGAGCCATCACCTTCAAATGTCTTACCGAATACTTGCACAGCTGCACACCCAGAGCCTGAGGCTGGACACACTGATAAATCTTTAGGTGCTGAGACTTCTGGCAGTGAGCTTAAACAGTCCAGTAAAGTGGATTCAGGAAAGGCTTTCAGGGATCCTTTGTCTGAAGGTGTTACAGAAGCGATCCATGGAGGGTCAGCATCCAGGAGGACTCTCCCAGAGGGCAGTAGTTTAAGTAGCAGTCATCCGCTGAGGGAAGAGCCATGTAGGTTACCCTTGAAAAAGTGGGAGTCTGCTTATTCAGACAGTTCTGTGAATGTTCATATCCAAGTGGATGGACAAAACCGATGTTGCCCTAACTCATACCGGGAGGAGCCTTTGGGTGTTCATGCGGCTTGTTGCCATTCTGTGGAAGTGCCAATGTTAGAGTCATCTACGTCCCTCTCTGAAATCAATACCAGTGATGATGAATCCTTACTTGTTTGCTAA
- the LRP3 gene encoding low-density lipoprotein receptor-related protein 3 isoform X2, which translates to MEKAAAAELRQGALAPLTAICLVNLFLTGKIESAVTSLAACSGGLEQHTERRGVIYSPSWPLNYPPAVNCSWYIKGDRGDMITISFKNFDLEDSQKCAVDWLMIGPSSKREEYKVCGSSIPPSFISARDHVWIFFHSDPSSSGQAQGFRLSYIRGKIGQAVCQSDEFRCANGKCIPSTWKCNSMDECGDKSDERNCTVPPTEPPSSICPSGMFQCSAAHSTKCLMNELRCNSVKDCSDGSDEDNCPDLSCGKKLGNFYGSFASPDLFRADHSRSDLRCTWYVDTQDNRHVLLQLDLQLGYNDYVKVYDGIGERGDKLMQTFSYHNNRRSVSVESSKGQLTVSYHARSKSTGHGFNATYQVKGYCLPWEHPCGSDEECFTDKQHCDGWWHCPNGKDEENCPACQKNEYPCEGNSGICYSILDRCNNQKNCPDGSDEKNCFTCQPGNFHCGTNLCIFETWRCDGQEDCQDGSDEHNCLVIVPRKVITAALIGSLVCGLLLVIALGCAFKLYSLRTREYRAFETQMTRLEAEFVRREAPPSYGQLIAQGLIPPVEDFPVYNASQASVLQNIRTAMRRQMRRHSSRRSSSRRRLGRLWNRLFHRPRVRGQIPLLTPARTSQTTLGDGIINPAEGAIRSPPPSPEGPSSEADAHGQARGLQEAGCSSLQPEMEIIEPSPSNVLPNTCTAAHPEPEAGHTDKSLGAETSGSELKQSSKVDSGKAFRDPLSEGVTEAIHGGSASRRTLPEGSSLSSSHPLREEPCRLPLKKWESAYSDSSVNVHIQVDGQNRCCPNSYREEPLGVHAACCHSVEVPMLESSTSLSEINTSDDESLLVC; encoded by the exons CATCTGCCTGG TGAATCTGTTCCTGACTGGAAAAATAGAAAGTGCTGTTACCTCATTAG CTGCTTGCAGTGGAGGACTGGAACAGCACACAGAGAGACGGGGAGTCATCTATAGTCCTTCTTGGCCGTTGAACTATCCTCCAGCTGTAAACTGCAGCTGGTACATTAAAGGAGATCGTGGAGATATGATAACAATTAG TTTTAAGAACTTTGATTTGGAAGACTCTCAGAAGTGCGCAGTAGACTGGTTGATGATTGGCCCGTCTTCCAAGAGGGAGGAGTACAAAGTGTGTGGATCTTCCATACCTCCGTCTTTCATCTCTGCCAGGGACCATGTCTGGATATTTTTTCACTCAGATCCATCAAGCTCAGGACAGGCTCAGGGGTTTCGCCTTTCTTACATTAGAG GAAAGATAGGTCAGGCTGTATGCCAGTCAGATGAATTCCGTTGTGCAAATGGAAAGTGTATTCCTAGTACATGGAAGTGTAATTCCATGGATGAGTGTGGTGATAAGTCGGACGAGAGAAACTGCACTGTCCCTCCCACAGAGCCTCCGTCCAGCATCTGTCCCTCAGGAATGTTCCAGTGCAGTGCAGCCCACTCCACCAAGTGCTTGATGAACGAGCTGAGATGTAATTCAGTTAAGGACTGCAGTGATGGTTCAGACGAAGATAATTGTCCTGATCTTTCCTGTGGCAAAAAGCTGGGTAATTTTTATGGATCTTTTGCTTCCCCAGACTTATTCCGTGCCGATCACAGCAGATCAGACCTTCGCTGCACATGGTACGTGGATACACAAGATAATCGACATGTTCTGTTGCAGCTTGATTTGCAGTTAGGCTACAATGACTACGTAAAGGTGTATGATGGCATTGGAGAGAGAGGTGATAAATTAATGCAAACATTTTCTTACCACAACAATAGACGTTCGGTGAGTGTGGAGTCATCAAAGGGCCAGCTCACTGTGTCATATCATGCCCGCTCCAAGAGCACTGGCCATGGGTTCAATGCAACCTATCAGGTGAAAGGCTATTGCCTTCCTTGGGAACACCCTTGTGGGAGCGATGAGGAGTGTTTCACAGATAAGCAGCATTGTGATGGCTGGTGGCACTGCCCAAATGGCAAGGACGAGGAGAACTGTCCTGCTTGCCAGAAGAACGAATACCCATGTGAAGGAAACAGTGGGATTTGTTACTCAATACTTGACCGCTGTAATAACCAAAAGAACTGTCCAGATGGCTCGGATGAAAAAAACTGCTTCACTTGCCAGCCAGGAAACTTCCATTGTGGTACAAATCTGTGTATCTTTGAGACTTGGCGCTGTGACGGCCAAGAAGACTGCCAGGATGGAAGTGATGAACATAACTGCTTGGTGATCGTTCCTAGGAAGGTCATCACAGCTGCTCTGATCGGGAGTCTCGTGTGTGGCTTGCTGCTGGTGATAGCACTGGGTTGTGCATTTAAATTATATTCTCTGAGGACCAGGGAATACAG AGCATTTGAGACCCAGATGACGCGACTTGAGGCTGAGTTTGTGCGGCGGGAAGCCCCACCTTCCTACGGGCAGCTGATTGCACAAGGACTTATACCCCCCGTCGAAGACTTCCCTGTGTACAATGCATCACAA GCTTCTGTGCTGCAGAACATTCGAACCGCTATGAGGAGGCAGATGAGACGACACTCATCAAGACGCAGCTCGTCTCGGCGGCGCTTGGGCAGGCTCTGGAACAGACTCTTCCACAGACCTCGGGTGAGAGGCCAGATCCCGCTCCTGACGCCTGCCCGCACTTCACAGACTACACTGGGTGATGGAATCATCAACCCTGCTGAGGGGGCTATTCGCAGTCCTCCACCTTCTCCCGAAGGACCTAGTTCAGAGGCAGATGCCCATGGCCAAGCCAGGGGCCTACAAGAAGCTGGATGTAGCAGCTTGCAGCCAGAGATGGAAATCATAGAGCCATCACCTTCAAATGTCTTACCGAATACTTGCACAGCTGCACACCCAGAGCCTGAGGCTGGACACACTGATAAATCTTTAGGTGCTGAGACTTCTGGCAGTGAGCTTAAACAGTCCAGTAAAGTGGATTCAGGAAAGGCTTTCAGGGATCCTTTGTCTGAAGGTGTTACAGAAGCGATCCATGGAGGGTCAGCATCCAGGAGGACTCTCCCAGAGGGCAGTAGTTTAAGTAGCAGTCATCCGCTGAGGGAAGAGCCATGTAGGTTACCCTTGAAAAAGTGGGAGTCTGCTTATTCAGACAGTTCTGTGAATGTTCATATCCAAGTGGATGGACAAAACCGATGTTGCCCTAACTCATACCGGGAGGAGCCTTTGGGTGTTCATGCGGCTTGTTGCCATTCTGTGGAAGTGCCAATGTTAGAGTCATCTACGTCCCTCTCTGAAATCAATACCAGTGATGATGAATCCTTACTTGTTTGCTAA
- the LRP3 gene encoding low-density lipoprotein receptor-related protein 3 isoform X3, translating into MIGPSSKREEYKVCGSSIPPSFISARDHVWIFFHSDPSSSGQAQGFRLSYIRGKIGQAVCQSDEFRCANGKCIPSTWKCNSMDECGDKSDERNCTVPPTEPPSSICPSGMFQCSAAHSTKCLMNELRCNSVKDCSDGSDEDNCPDLSCGKKLGNFYGSFASPDLFRADHSRSDLRCTWYVDTQDNRHVLLQLDLQLGYNDYVKVYDGIGERGDKLMQTFSYHNNRRSVSVESSKGQLTVSYHARSKSTGHGFNATYQVKGYCLPWEHPCGSDEECFTDKQHCDGWWHCPNGKDEENCPACQKNEYPCEGNSGICYSILDRCNNQKNCPDGSDEKNCFTCQPGNFHCGTNLCIFETWRCDGQEDCQDGSDEHNCLVIVPRKVITAALIGSLVCGLLLVIALGCAFKLYSLRTREYRAFETQMTRLEAEFVRREAPPSYGQLIAQGLIPPVEDFPVYNASQASVLQNIRTAMRRQMRRHSSRRSSSRRRLGRLWNRLFHRPRVRGQIPLLTPARTSQTTLGDGIINPAEGAIRSPPPSPEGPSSEADAHGQARGLQEAGCSSLQPEMEIIEPSPSNVLPNTCTAAHPEPEAGHTDKSLGAETSGSELKQSSKVDSGKAFRDPLSEGVTEAIHGGSASRRTLPEGSSLSSSHPLREEPCRLPLKKWESAYSDSSVNVHIQVDGQNRCCPNSYREEPLGVHAACCHSVEVPMLESSTSLSEINTSDDESLLVC; encoded by the exons ATGATTGGCCCGTCTTCCAAGAGGGAGGAGTACAAAGTGTGTGGATCTTCCATACCTCCGTCTTTCATCTCTGCCAGGGACCATGTCTGGATATTTTTTCACTCAGATCCATCAAGCTCAGGACAGGCTCAGGGGTTTCGCCTTTCTTACATTAGAG GAAAGATAGGTCAGGCTGTATGCCAGTCAGATGAATTCCGTTGTGCAAATGGAAAGTGTATTCCTAGTACATGGAAGTGTAATTCCATGGATGAGTGTGGTGATAAGTCGGACGAGAGAAACTGCACTGTCCCTCCCACAGAGCCTCCGTCCAGCATCTGTCCCTCAGGAATGTTCCAGTGCAGTGCAGCCCACTCCACCAAGTGCTTGATGAACGAGCTGAGATGTAATTCAGTTAAGGACTGCAGTGATGGTTCAGACGAAGATAATTGTCCTGATCTTTCCTGTGGCAAAAAGCTGGGTAATTTTTATGGATCTTTTGCTTCCCCAGACTTATTCCGTGCCGATCACAGCAGATCAGACCTTCGCTGCACATGGTACGTGGATACACAAGATAATCGACATGTTCTGTTGCAGCTTGATTTGCAGTTAGGCTACAATGACTACGTAAAGGTGTATGATGGCATTGGAGAGAGAGGTGATAAATTAATGCAAACATTTTCTTACCACAACAATAGACGTTCGGTGAGTGTGGAGTCATCAAAGGGCCAGCTCACTGTGTCATATCATGCCCGCTCCAAGAGCACTGGCCATGGGTTCAATGCAACCTATCAGGTGAAAGGCTATTGCCTTCCTTGGGAACACCCTTGTGGGAGCGATGAGGAGTGTTTCACAGATAAGCAGCATTGTGATGGCTGGTGGCACTGCCCAAATGGCAAGGACGAGGAGAACTGTCCTGCTTGCCAGAAGAACGAATACCCATGTGAAGGAAACAGTGGGATTTGTTACTCAATACTTGACCGCTGTAATAACCAAAAGAACTGTCCAGATGGCTCGGATGAAAAAAACTGCTTCACTTGCCAGCCAGGAAACTTCCATTGTGGTACAAATCTGTGTATCTTTGAGACTTGGCGCTGTGACGGCCAAGAAGACTGCCAGGATGGAAGTGATGAACATAACTGCTTGGTGATCGTTCCTAGGAAGGTCATCACAGCTGCTCTGATCGGGAGTCTCGTGTGTGGCTTGCTGCTGGTGATAGCACTGGGTTGTGCATTTAAATTATATTCTCTGAGGACCAGGGAATACAG AGCATTTGAGACCCAGATGACGCGACTTGAGGCTGAGTTTGTGCGGCGGGAAGCCCCACCTTCCTACGGGCAGCTGATTGCACAAGGACTTATACCCCCCGTCGAAGACTTCCCTGTGTACAATGCATCACAA GCTTCTGTGCTGCAGAACATTCGAACCGCTATGAGGAGGCAGATGAGACGACACTCATCAAGACGCAGCTCGTCTCGGCGGCGCTTGGGCAGGCTCTGGAACAGACTCTTCCACAGACCTCGGGTGAGAGGCCAGATCCCGCTCCTGACGCCTGCCCGCACTTCACAGACTACACTGGGTGATGGAATCATCAACCCTGCTGAGGGGGCTATTCGCAGTCCTCCACCTTCTCCCGAAGGACCTAGTTCAGAGGCAGATGCCCATGGCCAAGCCAGGGGCCTACAAGAAGCTGGATGTAGCAGCTTGCAGCCAGAGATGGAAATCATAGAGCCATCACCTTCAAATGTCTTACCGAATACTTGCACAGCTGCACACCCAGAGCCTGAGGCTGGACACACTGATAAATCTTTAGGTGCTGAGACTTCTGGCAGTGAGCTTAAACAGTCCAGTAAAGTGGATTCAGGAAAGGCTTTCAGGGATCCTTTGTCTGAAGGTGTTACAGAAGCGATCCATGGAGGGTCAGCATCCAGGAGGACTCTCCCAGAGGGCAGTAGTTTAAGTAGCAGTCATCCGCTGAGGGAAGAGCCATGTAGGTTACCCTTGAAAAAGTGGGAGTCTGCTTATTCAGACAGTTCTGTGAATGTTCATATCCAAGTGGATGGACAAAACCGATGTTGCCCTAACTCATACCGGGAGGAGCCTTTGGGTGTTCATGCGGCTTGTTGCCATTCTGTGGAAGTGCCAATGTTAGAGTCATCTACGTCCCTCTCTGAAATCAATACCAGTGATGATGAATCCTTACTTGTTTGCTAA